In the Streptomyces sp. 3214.6 genome, TACCGGCGGCGAGCGACGGCGGGACCTTCATGGCCAGGGACAGCGCCGGTGAGTTCCAGGTGATGATGTGGCCGATGACGCCGTACGGCTCGGCGAGGGTGTACTCGACGTTCTCGTGCGGGCTGTAGGCAGCGCCGACCATGCCCTCGATCTTGTCGGCCCAGCCGGCGTAGTACTCGGTCCACTCGGCGATGTGCGATCCGACGCTCGAAGCCCAGCCGCCGATGCAGACGCCGTTCTCGAGCGGGCAGATCGCGGCGAAGTCCTCGATGTGCTCGCGGATGAGCTGGGCGAAGCGGGTGAGCAGACGGCGGCGCTCGGCGGGCCGCATGGCGCCCCACACCTCGAAGGCCTGGCGGGCGGCGGCCACGGCCTGGTCCACCTCGGCGGGCCCCGCGAGCGGGATGCGGGCCTGGACGAGTCCGGTCGCGGGGTTGATGTGCTCGTGCAGCCCGCCGCTCGCCTCGTGGAGGTCCTTGCCGCCGATGACGAGCCGGGGGCGCGGCAGGTCACGCTCGGCCCGTTCCTGGTGCAGCTTTACGTCGACCGTGACCACGGCGCCTCCTGGAGACCGCTGCCCATACCGTACAGCTTAAATAGATAACCTATTTAGCCGAACCAATCAATGCCCTGCAGCGATCCGCCGGCGCTCTCACAGCCCCAGCGACCGTCCGACGATCTCCTGCATGATCTCCGAGGTGCCGCCGAAGACCCGCTGCACCCGGCTGTCCCGCCAGATGCGGGCGATCTCGTACTCGTTGACGTAGCCGTAGCCGCCGAAGAGCTGCATGCAACGGTCGATGACCTCCCAGCCGGTCTCCGTGGTCCAGTACTTGGCCGCGGCGGCCTCCTCGGCCGTCAGCTCGCCCTGGAACAGGGCCATGATGCAGCCGTCCAGATAGACCCGGGCGACTCCCAGCTTGGCCTTGATGTCGCCGAGGGCGAACCGGTTGGCCTGGAACTCGCCGATGGGCCGGCCGAAGGCGGTGCGGTCCTTGGCGTACTGCAGCGCGCAGCTGAAGGCCCGCTCGGCGGAGGCGAGCGCGGCGACGGCGATGGCGAGCCGCTCGGTGGGGAGGTTGCCCATCATGTGGTAGAAGCCGCGACCCTCCTGCCCGATGAGGTTCTCGGCTGGGACGCGGACCTCGCGGAAGAAGAGTTCGGCGGTGTCCTGGGCCTTCATGCCGACCTTGTCGAGCTTGCGTCCGCGTTCGAAGCCCTCGGCGCCGCGCTCGACGACGATCAGGCTGATGCCCTTGTGCCCGGCGTCCGGGTCGGTCTTGCAGGCGACGATGACCAGGTCGGCCAGGATGCCGTTGGTGATGAAGGTCTTGGAGCCGTCGATCACCCACTCGTCACCGTCCCTGCGGGCGGTGGTGCGGATGCCCTTGAGGTCGGATCCGGCGGCCGGCTCGGACAGCGCGAGCGCGCAGACCGTCTCACCGGCGATGACACCGGGGAGCCAGCGGGCCTTCTGCTCCGGGGTGGTGAGGTGCATCAGATAGGGCGGGATGACGTCGTTCTGCAGGCCGAGCCCTATGCCGACCGAGCCGGTGGCCGCCATCTCCTCCGCCATGATGGCGTTGTAGCGGAAGTCCCAGATGCCCTGGCCGCCGTACTCCTCGGGGAACTGCCAGCCGATGAGTCCGGCCTTGCCCGCGGCCGCCCACGCGGCGCGGCCGACCTGCCCGTCGCGCTCCCACTCCTCGGTGTGCGGGGCGCATTCGCGCAGGTAGTAGGAGCGGGCGGTCCCCCGGAACAGTTCGTGCTCGTCGGTGAAGATCGTACGGCGCATGCTCGACTCCGCTCCTGGGTCTCACGTACTCTGCATCTCGCTTATTCAGTTGAAGTAGTTATACGATAGCGCTGTTTCCAGTGCCGGGCGAGGGAGGACGCGTGAGCGTACGGGACAGGGTGGCGCTCGTCACCGGAGCGGGGCGCGGCATCGGCGAGGCGATCGCCGACCGGCTCGCCGCCCAGGGAGCCGCGGTCGCCGTCTGCGACCTGGACCCGGCGGCCGCGGAGAAGGTAGCGGCACAGCTCACGGAGCGGTACGCGGTGCGCGCCACCGGAGTCGGCGCGGACATCTCCGACAGCGCGGCCGTCCACGCGGCCGTGGAGCGCGTGACGGCCGCACTCGGCCCGGTGGACGTGCTGGTCAACAACGCCGCGGTGGACGTCGTCGGCCGGTTCGTCGACAGCGACGAGGCGACCTGGGACCGGATCATCGCCGTCAATCTGCGCGGCACGATCACGATGACCCGGGCGGTGCTCGACTCGATGATCGAACGGGGCGGCGGCCGGATCGTCCACATCGCCTCCGACGCCGGCCGGGTCGGCTCCTCCGGCGAGGTCGTGTACTCCGCGACGAAGGGCGGCGTCATCGCCTTCGGCAAGGCCCTGGCCCGCGAGGTCGCCCGGCATGCCGTCACCGTGAACACCGTCTGCCCCGGGCCGACCGACACCGCGCTGCTCGGCCAGGTCGCCGACTACAGCCAGAAGATGTACGACGCGACCGTGCGGGCCATCCCGCTGCGTCGCGTCGCCCGGCCCGCCGAGATCGCCGGCGTGGTTGCCTTCCTCGCGTCCGACGACGCCGCCTACATGACCGGGCAGACGCTCTCGGTCAGCGGCGGCCTGACGATGGTGTGAGGTGAGCACCGTGCTGCGCGTCGAACTCCGCGACGGACTCGCCGTGTTGACCCTGGACCGGCCCGAGCGGCTCAACGCCGTCGGCTCCGACACCGTACGGCGACTGACCCGGGCGCTGAACGACGTCCGCGACGACGACGAGGTCCGCGCCCTGGTGCTGACCGGCGCGGGCCGGGCCTTCTGCGCCGGCGCCGACCTCGGTGAGATCGAGTCGTTCACGACGCCCGGACAGTTCCGTGCGTTCGTGGGAGGCCTGACCGACGCGTACGCGCTCCTGGAGGACTTTCCCAAGCCCTCGGTCGCCGCCGTCCACGGGTTCGCCTTCGGCGGCGGTCTGGAGCTGGCGCTCGCCTGCGACCTGCGGGTGGTGGAGCGCGGCGCGCGGCTCGGGCTGCCCGAGATGAAGCTGGGCGTCCTGCCGGGCGCGGGCGGCACCCAGCGGCTCCCGCGTCTGCTGCCGCCGGCGATCGCCAAGCAGATGATCCTCACCGGCGAACCGATCGACGCGGAGCGCGCCTGGCAGCTCGGTCTCGTCAACGAACTGGCCGAGCCCGGCGGTGTGCTCGCCGCCGCCGAGAAGCTGGCCGGCGCTCTGACGGCCGGGGCGCCGCTCGCGCTCGCGGCGGGCAAGCGGCTGATCGACTACGGGCGCGGCATGGACCTGGAGGCGGCGATCGCGTACGAGCGCGAGACCGTGTCGGTGCTGTTCACCACCGAGGACCGCAAGGAAGGTCTCAAGGCCTTCCGTGAGCGCCGGCCGGGAGAGTTCCGCGGCAGGTAGGCCGCGCACATCAGCATCCGCGTCACTTTTCAACCGGAGGTGGGCCGTGCGGCCGCTGGAAGGCATTTCTGTCGTCGAGTTGGGCATGTGGGTGGCGGCACCGGCCGCGGCCACCATGCTCGCGGACTGGGGTGCGGACGTGGTGAAGGTGGAGGCGCCGACCGGCGACCCGAACCGGTACACGCTCCGGCACGTCGGCCAGGACATCGACAGCGCGCCCCCGTTCGAGACCGACAACCGGGGCAAGCGCGGGATCGTCCTCGACCTGAGGTCGAAGGAGGGCAAGGACGCACTGGAGCGGCTGCTGGAACGCGCCGACGTGTTCGTCACCAACCTGCGCCCCGGCGCGTTGGAGCGGCTCGGGCTGGCCCCGGACGAGCTGCGGGACCGCCATCCCCGCCTGGTCGTCGGCACGCTGACGGGCTACGGCTGGACGGGCGCCGAGCGCGACCGGGCCGGCTACGACGTCTCCGCGTTCTGGGCCCGGCCCGGCATCGCCGCCATGCTCAACCCGGCCGGTGAGCCACCGCCCGGCATCCGGCCGGGACTCGGCGACCGCACGGCCGCCGCCAACCTGGTGGCGGGCGTGCTGGCCGCGCTGCTGCGCCGCGCACTCACCGGCGAGGGCGGCGTGGTGGACGTGTCGCTGCTGCGGTCCGGGACCTACGCCAACGGCAACGACCTCGCCCTGCAGAACTTCTTCGGCAAGCGCGGCCGTACCCGCCACCGCACCGAGCACGAGTCCCCGCTCTACAACTGCTACCGGGCCGCCGACGACCGCTGGTTCTGGCTCGTCGGCCTGGAGGGCAACCGGCACTGGCCCGGCGTCGTCAAGGCGCTCGGCCGCCCGGACCTGGAGACGGACGAGCGGTTCGCGACGGGCAAGGCCCGGCGGGGCCATGTACGGGAACTGATCGCCGAGTTCGACGGGGAGTTCGCGCGGCGGCCGCTGGCGGAGTGGGCGGCGCGGTTCGACGCCGAAGGCGTGTGGTGGGCGCCCGTGCAGACCCTGGCGGAGGTGGCCGCCGACCCTCAGGCGCAGGCCGTCGGGGCGTTCGTCGAGCAGCCCGGCATGGGCGACGCGCCGCCGCTCAGGACGGTGGCGACTCCGGTGAGCTTCTGGGGAGTCGACGAAAAGCCCCGGGCCGGCGCGCCGACGCTGGGCGAGCACACCGACGACGTACTGCGCGAACTCGACTGACCTGCATCATCCGCTGCTTTGGAGGTAACGCGTGGGCATCCTGGACGACAAGGTCGCCATTGTGACCGGTGGCGGCAGAGGGCTGGGCCGGGCGCACTGTCTGGCGCTCGCCGAGGCCGGCGCGACCGTGGTGGTGAACGACCTCGGCGCGGGCGTGCACGGCGAGCAGACCGGGGACTCCCCCGCCGACGACGTGGTCGCGGAGATCACCAAGCTGGGCGGCCGGGCGATCGCCAACCACGCGTCGGTCACCGACTGGGCGGCCACGGAGACGATGGTGGCGGACACGGTCGCGGACTTCGGCCGACTGGACGTCATCGTCAACAACGCGGGCATCGTGCGCGACCGCATGCTGTTCTCGATGACCGAGGCCGAGTTCGACGCGGTGATCGCGGTGCATCTGAAGGGCACCTTCGCCCTCACCCGGCACGCCTGCGCGTACTGGCGTGAGGCGTCGAAGCGGGGTGAGCGCGTCGCCGGCCGTGTCATCAACACGACGTCCGGGACGGGCCTGTTCGGCAACCAGGGCCAGTCCAACTACGGTGCCGCGAAGGCCGGGATCGCCGGGCTCACCGTCCTCACCGCGCTGGAAATGCGCAAGTACGGTGTCACCGCGAACGCCGTCTCGCCGATCGCGGCCACCCGGATGACGGACGGCCTGGACGTCGGCACCTCCCTCCAGGCCGTCGACGACTTCGACCCGCGCGACCCCGCCAACGCCTCCGGTGTCGTCGTCTACCTGGCCTCCGACAGCGCGGCCTGGCTGACCGGCCAGGTCCTGCGCATCGAGGGCAACCGGCTGAACCGGCTCCAGGGCTGGACCGTCACCGGCGTCCACCCCAGCGAGTCCGGCAAGGCCCTCACCTACGACGAACTCGTCGACGCCGTACCGCGGTTGTACGGCGTCGCCCCGGCGGGCCGGGCCACCGGAGCGGGCCAGTGAAGGGCCCGGGACACGACGTCGCGGCCCTCGTACTGCGTGCCACGCTCGGCCCGATGCTGTTCGTGCACGGCTGGAACAAGGTCGCCGGGCCGGGTGGGCTGGGGGGCACGACGGGCTGGTTCGAGGCGCTCGGGCTGAAGCCCGCCGAGGTGCACGCCCGGATGGCGGCGGGCACGGAGATGGCCGCGGGCGTGGGCATCGCGCTGGGCGTCGCCAACCCGCTGCCGGCGGCGGCGACCGTCGGACTCATGGCCGTGGCCGCCCGCACCGACCACCGCGGCAAGGGCTTCTTCGTCTTCAAGGGCGGCTGGGAGTACGCCGGTGTGGTGGGCGGGGCCGCCGTGGCCCTGGCCGCGCTGGGCAACGGCCGGTACTCCCTCGACGGGCTGCTGAACCGCCGGCCTTCCGGCGCCGGGCCCGCGGTGCTGGCCGCCGGGGTGGGTGCGGCGAGCGCGGCGGCGTTGCTCGCGGCCTGCTACCGGCCCGACGAGAAGCCGGACACGACAGATCAGTGAACGACACAGGAGGCGACATGGACGCGGAGGACTTCGCAACGGTGCTGTCCGAGGTTCGGCGCTTCGTCCGGGAACGCGTCGTGCCGCTGGAGGCGGAGATCGACGAGAAGGACGAGATGCCGGCGGACATTCGCGAGGCGGCGAAGAAGATGGGGCTCTTCGGCTTCGCACTGCCCGAGGAGTACGGCGGGCTCGGGCTGTCGATGTACGAAGAGGCCCGGGTCATGTTCGAGCTGGGCTACACGACCCCGTCCCTGCGCTCGATGTTCGGTACGAACAACGGCATCGCCGGACACGTCCTGATGGTCGGCGGCACCGAGGAGCAGAAGGCCCACTGGCTGCCGCGGATCGCGTCCGGTGAGGTGCTGGCGTCCTTCGCGCTGACCGAGCCGGACGCGGGATCGGACCCCTCGACGCTCACCACCCGCGCCCACCTGGAGGGCGAGGAGTGGGTGATCAACGGAGCGAAGCGGTACATCACCAACGCGCCGCTCGCCGACGTCTTCATGGTGTTCGCCCGCACCGACCCCGACGCCCCGCGCACCCGCGGCATCTCGACCTTCCTGGTCCAGGCCGGCACCCCGGGCCTGACCGTGGCGCCCAGGGACCACAAGATGGGCCAGTTCGGCGCCTGGACGGCGGACGTGTACTTCGACGACGTACGCGTGCCGGCCTCCGCCCTCGTCGGCGGCGAGGAGGGCCTGAACCGCGGGTTCGCCACGGCGATGGGCTGTATCGCGCACGGCCGGGTGCATATCTCGTCCCTGTGCGTGGGCATGGCCGAACGCCTCGTCGACGAGTCGGTGGACTACGCCCGCACCCGCCGCCAGTCCGGCCGGCTCATCGGCTCCTTCCAGCTCGTCCAGGGTCTGATCGCCGACTCGATGACCGACTACTACGCCGGCCGCGCCACCGTCCTGGAGGCCGCCCGCGCGTTCGACGCCGGGACGGACACCAAGATCGGCCCGTCCTGCGCGAAGTACTTCGCCAGCGAGATGGTATGGCGGGTCGCGGACCGCGCGGTGCAGATCCACGGCGGCGCGGGCTATATGCGCGGGGTCGCCGTCGAGCGCTTCTACCGTGACGCCCGGCTGTTCCGCATCTACGAGGGCACCAGCCAGATCCAGCAGGTCATCATCGCCAAGGCGCTGCTGGGCGAGGCGGCCCGCGGCTGAAGAAGGGCGGCGACCTCGGTCGCCGCCCTCACCTGATCGGACGAGCCGACGGGTGCTGGACAGCACCGCGTGGCTGGTGTCGAAGAGCACGCCGAGGACCTGAAGAGGCGTTCCGTGCCAGACACCGTGGCCGTCCGGAAGGAGCATGGCCGGCGTGGCCCGAAACCGCCGTCTGATCCTGAGCTCGCCGTCCGAAGTCTGGAGCCTGCCGGCCGACGGTCCTCGCTACGGGGAGTGGGTGACCGGAACGCAGCGGGTCCTCGCCGCCGACCCGCACTGGCCGCAGGTGGGCGCCCGTCTGCGGGTCCGCGTCGGCATGGGCCGCCTCACCCTCGACGACACCTGCGTCGTCCGCATCTGCGAGCCGCGGACGCGCCTGGAACTGGAGGCACCCGGATCGCCGTACGCGAGCACGCCGAGCACGGTCAGATCCCGAGCCGGTCCAGCAGCCGCTCGTGGTAGACCGCCGGGCCTCCGAACAGCAGCTGGGACGACTTGGCCCTGCGGAAGTACAGGTGGGCCGGATGCTCCCAGGTGAAGCCGATGCCGCCGTGGACCTGGATGTTCTCCATCGCCGCGACCATGTACGCCCGTGAGCAGCACGCGTGTGCCACGACCGCGGCGACCGGGAAGTCCGGCGCGTCCTCGGCGGCCAGCCGCGCCGCCTCACGGGAGGACGCCTCGGCCAGCTCCACCTGGACGAGCAGGTCGGCGCACTTGTGCTTGACGGCCTGGAAGGAGCCGATCGGCCGGCCGAACTGGTGTCGGGTGCGGGCGTACTCCGCGCTCATCTCCAGACACCGGCGTGCCCCGCCCGACTGTTCGGCGGCCAGGGCGACCGAGGCCACGTCCAGGACGCGGGCCATGATGCGTCCACCGGCCCCGTCCGTGCCGACGAGGGTCGCGGGCACGGTGTCGAACGTCAGCCGGGCCATGGCCCGCGTGGCGTCCAGGGTCCGAAGCGGTTCGGCCGACAGTCCCGTCGCCGACCGGTCGACGGCGAACAACGACGGACCGGCGACGGTGCGGGCGACGACCAGGACCAGATCCGCGGTCGTGCCGTCGACGACGAAGCACTTGCGGCCGCTCAGCTTCCAGCCGCCGTCCCCGCCCGGCAGGGCGCGCACGGTGATCAGCGCGGGGTCCCAGGTGCCGTCGTCCTCGGCGACGGCGAGAGTGGCCGTGGTGCGCCCGTCCGCGATGCCGGGCAGATGGCGCGCGCAGGCCTCGCCGTCGCCCGAGGCCAGCAGGGCCTGGGCCGCGAGGACGACGGTGGCGAAGAATGGCGCGCACAGCAGGGCACGGCCCATCTCCTCCATGACGACGCCGAGTTCGACGAGGCCGAAGCCGTCACCGCCGTACTCCTCCGGGATCGTCAGGCCCGGCAGGCGCAGTTGGTGGGCTGCCTGGGCCCACACCGCGGCGTCGAAGCGCGGCTCGCTCTCCATGAGCTTGCGTACGGCCTCCTCGGGCGACTTCGCTTCCATGAAGTCCCTTACTGCTGCGCGAAGTTCCCTCAGTTCGGCTTCGTCGGCGCTCATGCGCGTGCCTCCTTCGGCAGGCCCAGGACCCGTTCCGCGAGGATGTTCTTCATGATCTCCTCGGTGCCGCCGAGGATGCGCAACGCCGGTGTGGCCAGGAGGAGTTCGGACCAGGCGTAGGTGCCCCACCGGCCGGTGTCGGCGATGATGCGAGGGCCGAGGCACTCGGAGACGAAGTGAGCGGCGCGGGTGAGGTTCTGGGCGTACATCAGCTTGGCGACGGACCTTTCGGGGCCGGGGGCGATGCCGGCTTGCAGGGTGCGCCGGGCACGGTCGTTGAGATAGCCGGTGGCCATGGCGTCCACCAGGAGTTCGGCGAGGCGTGCGCGCAAGGCGCGGTCGTCCCAGGTCCAGGTGGCGCGCATGAGCGCCGAGAGGTGGTCGGGGGACAGGGCGGCGGCCACCGGGCCCGCGCCCTCGGAGCCGACCGTGTCGCGCTCGTTCATCAGGGTGGTCAGGGCGACCGTCCAGCCGCCGTCGACCTCGCCGAGGCGGTGGTCGTCGGGGATGCGGACGTCGGTGAGGAAGACCTCGTTGAAGTCGGCGCCGCCGGTCATCTGACGCAGTGGCCGCACCTCGACGCCGGGGGCGTCAAGGGGGACCAGGAAGGCCGTGATGCCGCGGTGCTTGGGCGCGTCGGGGTTCGTGCGGGTCAGCGCGAGACCGATCTCGCTGTGCTGGGCGACCGACGTCCACACCTTCTGCCCGTTCAGCACCCAGTCGTCGCCCGCACGGACGGCCCGGGTCGCCACGCTCGCCAGGTCGGATCCGGCGCCGGGCTCGCTGAACAGCTGGCAGGCGACGGCGTCCCCGCGGTACATCGCGGGCAGCCAGCGTTCCCTGATGTGGGGCTGGGCGTGGGCGAGGATCGTCGGCCCGATCATGCCTAGGCCGACGACCGCGAGCACGCCGGTGTCGGGGACGTCGTACTCGGACTCGACGGCGTCGTAGAGCAGATCGTGGACCGGGGTCAGGCCCCGGCCGCCGTACTCGGGCGGGCCGGTGATCCACCCGAAGCCGTTCTCGTGGCGGATTCGCTGCCACGCGCGGGCCCGTCGCACCTGCTCCGCCTCCGCCTCGGGCGGGAGGCTGCTGAAGTACGCCATCGAGTCGTCGCCCTCACCCCAGGTGACGGCGGCACGGTC is a window encoding:
- a CDS encoding SDR family NAD(P)-dependent oxidoreductase — its product is MGILDDKVAIVTGGGRGLGRAHCLALAEAGATVVVNDLGAGVHGEQTGDSPADDVVAEITKLGGRAIANHASVTDWAATETMVADTVADFGRLDVIVNNAGIVRDRMLFSMTEAEFDAVIAVHLKGTFALTRHACAYWREASKRGERVAGRVINTTSGTGLFGNQGQSNYGAAKAGIAGLTVLTALEMRKYGVTANAVSPIAATRMTDGLDVGTSLQAVDDFDPRDPANASGVVVYLASDSAAWLTGQVLRIEGNRLNRLQGWTVTGVHPSESGKALTYDELVDAVPRLYGVAPAGRATGAGQ
- a CDS encoding acyl-CoA dehydrogenase family protein; the protein is MRRTIFTDEHELFRGTARSYYLRECAPHTEEWERDGQVGRAAWAAAGKAGLIGWQFPEEYGGQGIWDFRYNAIMAEEMAATGSVGIGLGLQNDVIPPYLMHLTTPEQKARWLPGVIAGETVCALALSEPAAGSDLKGIRTTARRDGDEWVIDGSKTFITNGILADLVIVACKTDPDAGHKGISLIVVERGAEGFERGRKLDKVGMKAQDTAELFFREVRVPAENLIGQEGRGFYHMMGNLPTERLAIAVAALASAERAFSCALQYAKDRTAFGRPIGEFQANRFALGDIKAKLGVARVYLDGCIMALFQGELTAEEAAAAKYWTTETGWEVIDRCMQLFGGYGYVNEYEIARIWRDSRVQRVFGGTSEIMQEIVGRSLGL
- a CDS encoding acyl-CoA dehydrogenase family protein, whose protein sequence is MDAEDFATVLSEVRRFVRERVVPLEAEIDEKDEMPADIREAAKKMGLFGFALPEEYGGLGLSMYEEARVMFELGYTTPSLRSMFGTNNGIAGHVLMVGGTEEQKAHWLPRIASGEVLASFALTEPDAGSDPSTLTTRAHLEGEEWVINGAKRYITNAPLADVFMVFARTDPDAPRTRGISTFLVQAGTPGLTVAPRDHKMGQFGAWTADVYFDDVRVPASALVGGEEGLNRGFATAMGCIAHGRVHISSLCVGMAERLVDESVDYARTRRQSGRLIGSFQLVQGLIADSMTDYYAGRATVLEAARAFDAGTDTKIGPSCAKYFASEMVWRVADRAVQIHGGAGYMRGVAVERFYRDARLFRIYEGTSQIQQVIIAKALLGEAARG
- a CDS encoding CaiB/BaiF CoA transferase family protein; protein product: MRPLEGISVVELGMWVAAPAAATMLADWGADVVKVEAPTGDPNRYTLRHVGQDIDSAPPFETDNRGKRGIVLDLRSKEGKDALERLLERADVFVTNLRPGALERLGLAPDELRDRHPRLVVGTLTGYGWTGAERDRAGYDVSAFWARPGIAAMLNPAGEPPPGIRPGLGDRTAAANLVAGVLAALLRRALTGEGGVVDVSLLRSGTYANGNDLALQNFFGKRGRTRHRTEHESPLYNCYRAADDRWFWLVGLEGNRHWPGVVKALGRPDLETDERFATGKARRGHVRELIAEFDGEFARRPLAEWAARFDAEGVWWAPVQTLAEVAADPQAQAVGAFVEQPGMGDAPPLRTVATPVSFWGVDEKPRAGAPTLGEHTDDVLRELD
- a CDS encoding acyl-CoA dehydrogenase family protein; the protein is MALPHETHDMQDFAAEVRRFLDAHATKAPDRAAVTWGEGDDSMAYFSSLPPEAEAEQVRRARAWQRIRHENGFGWITGPPEYGGRGLTPVHDLLYDAVESEYDVPDTGVLAVVGLGMIGPTILAHAQPHIRERWLPAMYRGDAVACQLFSEPGAGSDLASVATRAVRAGDDWVLNGQKVWTSVAQHSEIGLALTRTNPDAPKHRGITAFLVPLDAPGVEVRPLRQMTGGADFNEVFLTDVRIPDDHRLGEVDGGWTVALTTLMNERDTVGSEGAGPVAAALSPDHLSALMRATWTWDDRALRARLAELLVDAMATGYLNDRARRTLQAGIAPGPERSVAKLMYAQNLTRAAHFVSECLGPRIIADTGRWGTYAWSELLLATPALRILGGTEEIMKNILAERVLGLPKEARA
- a CDS encoding enoyl-CoA hydratase/isomerase family protein, which codes for MSTVLRVELRDGLAVLTLDRPERLNAVGSDTVRRLTRALNDVRDDDEVRALVLTGAGRAFCAGADLGEIESFTTPGQFRAFVGGLTDAYALLEDFPKPSVAAVHGFAFGGGLELALACDLRVVERGARLGLPEMKLGVLPGAGGTQRLPRLLPPAIAKQMILTGEPIDAERAWQLGLVNELAEPGGVLAAAEKLAGALTAGAPLALAAGKRLIDYGRGMDLEAAIAYERETVSVLFTTEDRKEGLKAFRERRPGEFRGR
- a CDS encoding SDR family NAD(P)-dependent oxidoreductase codes for the protein MSVRDRVALVTGAGRGIGEAIADRLAAQGAAVAVCDLDPAAAEKVAAQLTERYAVRATGVGADISDSAAVHAAVERVTAALGPVDVLVNNAAVDVVGRFVDSDEATWDRIIAVNLRGTITMTRAVLDSMIERGGGRIVHIASDAGRVGSSGEVVYSATKGGVIAFGKALAREVARHAVTVNTVCPGPTDTALLGQVADYSQKMYDATVRAIPLRRVARPAEIAGVVAFLASDDAAYMTGQTLSVSGGLTMV
- a CDS encoding DoxX family protein is translated as MKGPGHDVAALVLRATLGPMLFVHGWNKVAGPGGLGGTTGWFEALGLKPAEVHARMAAGTEMAAGVGIALGVANPLPAAATVGLMAVAARTDHRGKGFFVFKGGWEYAGVVGGAAVALAALGNGRYSLDGLLNRRPSGAGPAVLAAGVGAASAAALLAACYRPDEKPDTTDQ
- a CDS encoding acyl-CoA dehydrogenase family protein; this translates as MSADEAELRELRAAVRDFMEAKSPEEAVRKLMESEPRFDAAVWAQAAHQLRLPGLTIPEEYGGDGFGLVELGVVMEEMGRALLCAPFFATVVLAAQALLASGDGEACARHLPGIADGRTTATLAVAEDDGTWDPALITVRALPGGDGGWKLSGRKCFVVDGTTADLVLVVARTVAGPSLFAVDRSATGLSAEPLRTLDATRAMARLTFDTVPATLVGTDGAGGRIMARVLDVASVALAAEQSGGARRCLEMSAEYARTRHQFGRPIGSFQAVKHKCADLLVQVELAEASSREAARLAAEDAPDFPVAAVVAHACCSRAYMVAAMENIQVHGGIGFTWEHPAHLYFRRAKSSQLLFGGPAVYHERLLDRLGI